The Alkalibacter rhizosphaerae genomic sequence AATTAGGGGAGGCAACGATGAACAAACGAGCTACGATACGATATGCATTAAAGAAAAGTTTGCGGTTGGTCACGTTGCTGATAGCAATTTCCTTCATCAGTTTCATGTTGATCAGTTTTTCACCCATCGATCCTATTCAGGCGTATGTGGGGGCGGACATGATGCGGGTAGGGCCGGAACAGCGGGAAATGATCGCGGCGTACTGGGGTTGGATCAACCTCCAGTACAACAGTTTTTTCATTGGGGAGCTGCTGTATTGAAAGGAGATCTTGGGACATCCATGATCTTTCGAAGGCCGGTGCTGGAAATCATACAAGAACGGTTTGTGGCGTCTCTTGCTTTGATGCTGATCGCCTGGGTCATGAGCGGTCTTTTGGGTTTTGTTCTTGGTATTTTGGCTGGAATGAACGAGGGCAAGATGATCGATAAATCCATCAAATGGTATTGTTTGACACTGGCATCCACACCCACCTTTTGGCTGGGATTGCTGCTGTTGATCGTTTTTGCAGTCAATCTTGGCTGGTTTCCCATTGGATTGGGTGTTCCCGCCGGTGTATTGGCGGAGAACGTGACCTTGGGAGATCGGATCCGGCACTTGATCCTGCCGGCGTTGACTCTGGGGATTCTAGGAGTTGCAAATGTGGCATTGCATACTCGTCAAAAGATGATCGAAATTTTGTCCAGCGAGTATGTGTTGTTTGCTCGTGCCAGGGGTGAAAGTGGCTTTACATTGTTTTGGCGCCATGGTCTGCGCAATGTGGCTTTGCCGGCCATCACCCTCCAATTTGCAGGTTTTAGTGAACTGTTTGGAGGAGCCGTATTGGCGGAACAGGTTTTTTCTTATCCGGGATTGGGACAAACAACGGTCCAAGCCGGGTTAAGGGGAGATGTGCCCCTGCTTTTAGGTGTTGTGCTCTTTAGTGCCATCTTTGTTTTCTTTGGAAACCTGGTGGCGGATCTGATTTATCAAATCGTGGATCCAAGGATCTCCAAAGGAGGTTCGTGCTGATGATCAAACCTTTGGAAACGACCATGAAGAAACGAGCTTTTTTAGGATTCAATAGAAGACAGAAGACGTTGACCACCATTATTTTTTCCGGAGCCATCCTTTTGGCCATCGTGATAGGTAATGCTGTCGTTGGTACGCAACAGCTGCAGACTTCTTTGGACATGCGAAACCTGTCTCCATCTCTGGAACATTTATTTGGAACAGATTGGTTGGGAAGAGACATGTTTGCCCGTACGATCAAGGGATTGGCCTTGAGTCTGGGGGTGGGTGTGCTGGCTTCCACCACCAGTGCTTTAGTGGCGTTGGTCCTTGGTTTGATGGCAGCCACCTTGGGAAAGAAGGTGGATGCACTCATTTCCTGGTTGGTGGACCTGTTTCTCAGCGTGCCTCATTTGGTGGCCCTGATCCTGATCTCCTTTGCACTTGGGGGAGGAATGAAAGGTGTGATCCTGGGTATAACATTTACCCACTGGCCAAGTTTGACCAGGATCATCCGTGCAGAGGTTCTGCAGCTTCGAAACTCAGAGTTTGTGGAAGTATCCCGACAATTCGGAAAATCACCGGCATGGATCGCGATCCATCATATCTTGCCTCATTTGGCACCCCAATTGTTTGTCGGATTGGTCTTGCTGTTCCCACACGCTGTGCTGCATGAAGCGGCCATCACCTTTCTTGGATTCGGCCTCTCACCCCAGCAACCGGCCATAGGGATCATACTGTCGGAGTCCATGCGATATTTGTCCATTGGAATGTGGTGGTTGGCATTTTTCCCGGGTCTGGCTTTATTGATCATGGTCCGTTCATTTGATGTGTTGGGAGATAACGTGTATTCATTGATGGATCCCTACAGGGGGCATGAATAAGATGAACGGGCGATACGAGAAGAGGAGGATTCTTCCATGACATCAACAAATTGGAGCCATGAAAATGCAATGTTAAAGGTGGAGGATCTGTCCGTGTCCTTTGTTCAGTATACGAAAGGATTGAAACAAAAAGACCTGAAGGTCATAACCAGTTTAAACATTGATATCATGCCAGGCGAGGTGTTGGCAGTGGTTGGATCCAGCGGTTCCGGAAAGAGCTTGCTGGCTCATGCCATCTTGGGGATTTTGCCCACCAATGCAACGGTAAATGGCACGATGATGTACAAAGGAGAAGCTTTGACGACAAAGCGCCAACAGTCGCTTCGGGGAAAGGAGATCGCCTTGGTGCCCCAATCGGTGAAGTATCTGGATCCTTTGATGAAAGTAGGCAAACAGGTACAATCTGCAGTGCGAAAAGGAGATCCTGTAAAAGCACAAAAGGATGTATTTGCCAGATATCATTTAAAATCTGGAGTTGACGGTCAATATCCGTACCAACTATCCGGTGGGATGTCAAGAAGGGTCCTGGTATCCACTGCCGTAGTAAGTGGTGCATCATTGATCATAGCAGATGAACCGACACCCGGTATGGATACAGCGGCAGTCCAGGAATCCATTCGCGATTTGAGAAAGCTGGCGGATGAAGGTGCAGCGGTCATGATGATCACCCACGACATCGATACTGCATTGAAAATCGCCGATCGCATTGCAGTATTTTATGCAGGTACAACGGTTGAGGTGGCACCAGTATCCGATTTCGAAGGCAGAGGTGAAAAGCTTCGTCATCCTTACAGCAAAGCGTTGTGGAGAGCACTTCCGCAAAATGAATTTTTGCCGATTGAAGGATTTCAACCGTTGCCGAGTGCTTTGCCACCGGGTTGTCTGTTTGCACCCAGATGTTCCATGGCGACGCCGGAGTGCAGTGCAGGTCAACCGGAAGCAAGAGAACTTCGGGACGGAATGGTGAGGTGTATCCATGCAACTTAAAGGGGAAAATATTGGATTTCGATACGATAATGGTCCATGGATCTTGCAGGACATGAATTTTTCCATAGAATCCGGAGAAGTGGTCGGGATCATGGGATCAAGCGGGTGTGGAAAAACCACATTAGGAAGGATCCTGGCAGGTTATGAAGATCCTCAAGTAGGAAAAGTGACTTTGAATGGAGAGGCATTGCCGAAGAGAACCTATAATCCGGTTCAATTGGTTTTTCAACATCCGGAAAAAGCTGTCAATGGACGATGGCACATGAAAAATACATTGCAAGAAGGTTGGGATCCTCAAGATGAAATTTTAGAGGCTCTTGGCATCGAAAAAGCATGGTTGAAGCGTTGGCCCAATGAACTTTCCGGTGGAGAGCTTCAACGATTTTGTGTGGCGCGAGCTCTTGGATCGAAAACTAAATTCTTGATTGCAGACGAGATGACCACCATGCTGGATGCCATCACCCAGGCCCAAATTTGGCATGTAGTACGGGATGTGGCAAGAAAGCAGGATATCGGGCTGGTCGTTATAAGTCATGAAGAACATTTGATCAAACGATTGTGCGACCGGGTCGTGAAATTGTAAAGAGGCAAAGCTTGAGTGGGGACGG encodes the following:
- a CDS encoding ABC transporter permease — its product is MIKPLETTMKKRAFLGFNRRQKTLTTIIFSGAILLAIVIGNAVVGTQQLQTSLDMRNLSPSLEHLFGTDWLGRDMFARTIKGLALSLGVGVLASTTSALVALVLGLMAATLGKKVDALISWLVDLFLSVPHLVALILISFALGGGMKGVILGITFTHWPSLTRIIRAEVLQLRNSEFVEVSRQFGKSPAWIAIHHILPHLAPQLFVGLVLLFPHAVLHEAAITFLGFGLSPQQPAIGIILSESMRYLSIGMWWLAFFPGLALLIMVRSFDVLGDNVYSLMDPYRGHE
- a CDS encoding ABC transporter ATP-binding protein — its product is MTSTNWSHENAMLKVEDLSVSFVQYTKGLKQKDLKVITSLNIDIMPGEVLAVVGSSGSGKSLLAHAILGILPTNATVNGTMMYKGEALTTKRQQSLRGKEIALVPQSVKYLDPLMKVGKQVQSAVRKGDPVKAQKDVFARYHLKSGVDGQYPYQLSGGMSRRVLVSTAVVSGASLIIADEPTPGMDTAAVQESIRDLRKLADEGAAVMMITHDIDTALKIADRIAVFYAGTTVEVAPVSDFEGRGEKLRHPYSKALWRALPQNEFLPIEGFQPLPSALPPGCLFAPRCSMATPECSAGQPEARELRDGMVRCIHAT
- a CDS encoding ABC transporter ATP-binding protein; translated protein: MQLKGENIGFRYDNGPWILQDMNFSIESGEVVGIMGSSGCGKTTLGRILAGYEDPQVGKVTLNGEALPKRTYNPVQLVFQHPEKAVNGRWHMKNTLQEGWDPQDEILEALGIEKAWLKRWPNELSGGELQRFCVARALGSKTKFLIADEMTTMLDAITQAQIWHVVRDVARKQDIGLVVISHEEHLIKRLCDRVVKL